In the Gossypium arboreum isolate Shixiya-1 chromosome 10, ASM2569848v2, whole genome shotgun sequence genome, one interval contains:
- the LOC108457754 gene encoding stem-specific protein TSJT1-like, which produces MLAVFDKSVAKSPDALNAPDNPQAVSALKDGFLPNHFASVYPGSVSISLGSSGVMAYSLEKQNPLLPRLFAVVDDIFCLFQGHIENIAVLKQQYGLNKTANEGIIVIEAYRTLRDRGPYPPDQVVRDIQGKFSFIIYDSSSKATFIASDADGCVPFFWGTDAESHLVLADDVETVKKGCGKSFAPFPKGCFFSSTGGLKSYEHPLNELKAMPQVDSSGQVCGATFSVDVETKKESTGMKKVGSAANWSSNY; this is translated from the exons ATGCTAGCAGTTTTCGACAAATCGGTTGCCAAGAGCCCAGATGCTCTTAATGCTCCAGATAACCCTCAGGCTGTATCTGCTCTCAAAGATGGCTTCTTACCTAATCACTTTGCCTCTGTTTATCCCGGTTCTGTCTCCATCAGTCTCGGCTCTTCTGGGGTTATGGCTTATTCTCTTGAAAAACAGAACCCACTTCTCCCCAG ACTGTTTGCGGTTGTGGATGACATATTCTGCTTGTTTCAAGGCCACATTGAGAATATTGCCGTTCTTAAGCAACAATATGGCTTGAACAAAACAGCAAATGAGGGGATCATTGTTATCGAAGCTTACCGAACCCTCAGAGACAGAGGTCCTTACCCTCCGGATCAGGTTGTAAGAGATATCCAGGGGAAATTTTCTTTCATTATCTATGATAGCTCTTCAAAAGCCACATTTATAGCTTCT GATGCTGATGGATGTGTACCTTTCTTCTGGGGAACTGATGCTGAAAGCCACCTTGTTCTTGCAGATGATGTGGAGACTGTCAAGAAGGGCTGTGGGAAGTCTTTTGCTCCATTCCCAAAAG GGTGCTTCTTCTCATCCACTGGAGGGTTAAAAAGCTATGAGCACCCCCTTAATGAGTTGAAGGCAATGCCTCAGGTGGACAGTTCGGGTCAAGTTTGCGGGGCTACTTTCAGTGTGGATGTAGAGACAAAGAAGGAATCAACTGGAATGAAAAAGGTTGGAAGTGCTGCAAACTGGTCCTCTAACTACTGA